The Terracoccus luteus genome includes a region encoding these proteins:
- a CDS encoding DUF1003 domain-containing protein, with amino-acid sequence MSDRTPRTERGERQERRPRPSRVERERDKLDQPQEQRARVLPRFSFSQEAFGVLSEQFARLMGTPGFIIGMTVFVTIWLAWNTFLPEAQQFDPRATNYTLLTLILSLQASYAAPLILLAQNRQADRDRVALEQDRARDERNLADTEFLTREVASLRLALREQATRDFVRSELRNLLDELEDRQLLRRDDEAERPSG; translated from the coding sequence GTGAGCGACCGCACCCCGCGCACCGAGCGGGGCGAGCGGCAGGAGCGGCGCCCCCGCCCGAGCCGCGTCGAGCGCGAGCGGGACAAGCTCGACCAGCCGCAGGAGCAGCGGGCCCGGGTGCTCCCCCGGTTCTCGTTCTCGCAGGAGGCGTTCGGCGTCCTGTCGGAGCAGTTCGCCCGCCTCATGGGCACGCCCGGCTTCATCATCGGCATGACGGTCTTCGTCACCATCTGGCTGGCGTGGAACACCTTCCTGCCCGAGGCGCAGCAGTTCGACCCGCGGGCCACCAACTACACGCTGCTCACGCTCATCCTGTCGCTGCAGGCCTCGTACGCCGCGCCCCTCATCCTGCTCGCGCAGAACCGGCAGGCCGACCGCGACCGCGTCGCCCTCGAGCAGGACCGCGCCCGCGACGAGCGCAACCTCGCCGACACCGAGTTCCTCACCCGCGAGGTCGCCTCGCTGCGGCTCGCGCTGCGCGAGCAGGCCACCCGCGACTTCGTCCGCTCCGAGCTGCGCAACCTGCTCGACGAGCTCGAGGACCGTCAGCTCCTGCGGCGGGACGACGAGGCCGAGCGACCGTCCGGCTGA
- a CDS encoding Mrp/NBP35 family ATP-binding protein, translating to MSVAVLPTRDEMLTALSKVNDPEIRKPITELGMIKSVEVDEAGRVDLAIFLTVSGCPMKETLTKDSSAALLALEGVTSVAVELDVMSDEQRADLRQQLRGGAPEKEIPFARASSLTRVYAVASGKGGVGKSSVTVNLAASLAAQGLRVGVVDADVYGFSVPRMLGVEQRPTQVDDMILPPISHDVKIISIGMFVPGNQPVVWRGPMLHRALQQFLGDVFWGDLDVLLLDLPPGTGDIAISVAQLVPNAEILVVTTPQQAAAEVAERAGSIALQTHQRVAGVIENMSWLELPDGTRQEIFGSGGGQRVADSLSTSIGAPVALLGQIPLDPRLREGGDNGIPVVLSEPDSAAAVALRGIARGLATRARGLAGRSLGLTPAGR from the coding sequence ATGTCCGTCGCCGTCCTGCCCACCCGTGACGAGATGCTCACGGCCCTCTCGAAGGTCAACGACCCCGAGATCCGCAAGCCCATCACCGAGCTGGGGATGATCAAGTCGGTCGAGGTCGACGAGGCCGGCCGGGTCGACCTCGCCATCTTCCTCACCGTCTCCGGGTGCCCGATGAAGGAGACGCTGACGAAGGACTCCAGCGCGGCCCTGCTCGCGCTCGAGGGCGTCACGTCCGTCGCCGTGGAGCTCGACGTCATGAGCGACGAGCAGCGGGCCGATCTGCGCCAGCAGCTGCGGGGCGGCGCCCCGGAGAAGGAGATCCCCTTCGCGAGGGCGAGCAGCCTGACCCGCGTCTACGCGGTCGCGTCCGGCAAGGGCGGGGTCGGCAAGTCGTCGGTCACCGTCAACCTCGCCGCCTCGCTCGCCGCTCAGGGTCTGCGCGTCGGGGTCGTCGACGCCGACGTCTACGGCTTCTCGGTGCCGCGCATGCTCGGCGTCGAGCAGCGCCCGACCCAGGTCGACGACATGATCCTGCCGCCCATCAGCCACGACGTGAAGATCATCTCGATCGGCATGTTCGTCCCGGGCAACCAGCCCGTCGTGTGGCGCGGGCCGATGCTGCACCGCGCCTTGCAGCAGTTCCTCGGCGACGTCTTCTGGGGCGACCTCGACGTGCTGCTCCTCGACCTGCCGCCCGGCACCGGTGACATCGCCATCTCCGTGGCCCAGCTCGTGCCCAACGCGGAGATCCTCGTCGTCACCACCCCGCAGCAGGCGGCGGCCGAGGTGGCCGAGCGCGCCGGCTCGATCGCCCTGCAGACCCACCAGCGGGTGGCCGGGGTCATCGAGAACATGAGCTGGCTCGAGCTGCCCGACGGCACCCGTCAGGAGATCTTCGGCTCCGGCGGCGGCCAGCGCGTGGCCGACTCGCTCTCGACGAGCATCGGTGCGCCCGTCGCCCTGCTGGGTCAGATCCCGCTCGACCCGCGGCTGCGCGAGGGTGGCGACAACGGCATCCCGGTCGTGCTCTCGGAGCCCGACTCCGCGGCGGCCGTCGCGCTGCGCGGCATCGCCAGGGGACTGGCCACGCGGGCCCGCGGACTCGCGGGGCGCTCGCTCGGCCTCACCCCCGCCGGCCGCTGA
- a CDS encoding twin-arginine translocase TatA/TatE family subunit, with amino-acid sequence MFDINGWELLLLGILAILVLGPERLPEYAAKFGKLVRQARSLADRARDQLKDEMGPEFSEVDWKAYDPRQYDPRKIVRDALNATDDDEPDQREPADKPVSAPRGHDPLVPTPWDSEAT; translated from the coding sequence GTGTTCGACATCAACGGGTGGGAGCTGCTGCTGCTCGGCATCCTCGCGATCCTCGTGCTCGGCCCCGAACGGCTGCCCGAGTACGCCGCGAAGTTCGGCAAGCTCGTGCGACAGGCCCGATCGCTCGCCGACCGCGCCCGCGACCAGCTCAAGGACGAGATGGGCCCGGAGTTCTCCGAGGTCGACTGGAAGGCCTACGACCCGCGTCAGTACGACCCGCGCAAGATCGTCCGCGACGCCCTCAACGCGACCGACGACGACGAGCCCGACCAGCGTGAGCCGGCCGACAAGCCGGTCAGCGCCCCCAGGGGGCACGACCCGCTCGTCCCGACCCCGTGGGACTCCGAGGCCACCTGA
- a CDS encoding trypsin-like peptidase domain-containing protein, giving the protein MTDASTRPGDEPEAGASTPHPPAAQSEPTGVIDVGSTQAIPQAAPAPGAGASHGDTPHDDAGGDPGRDDSAGWFDRFAPEHPTEGAGVPARADAPWGSDRADAEDEAAHRAAYAPPTAAATASAPGQGSPMSAVAAPTAGGPTQGYRAGLGAASGPATAQGAPGGWGTDPSAYGPPVTAAPPGRRRGTLVAGVVGLCLLSGVVGGVAGQLADDRVNLAGSTLPEPGPGATARPAGSVANIAATALPSVVTIKVDGGSEGSGTGSGFVVDAKGHVLTNNHVVEAGASGGDIEVVLSNGDTEKATIVGRDVSYDLAVLKLARTDLTPLVLGESDQIVVGDQVIAVGAPLGLEQTVTTGIVSALNRPVTPGTGSESSYINAIQTDAAINPGNSGGPLLDLSGKVIGVNSAIARVPGTSGTTGGNIGLGFAIPSDQARRTADQLIATGKATHPVIGVSLDRTFSGEGAQVVDQSDAVVAGGPAAKAGVQPGDVITGFEGKRVRTPDQLIVSIRARAVGDTVSLTVRRGGQDVKLRMTLEADPDQK; this is encoded by the coding sequence ATGACCGACGCGAGCACCCGCCCCGGCGACGAGCCCGAGGCGGGCGCGTCCACCCCCCATCCTCCGGCCGCGCAGTCCGAGCCGACGGGGGTCATCGACGTCGGTAGCACCCAGGCCATCCCGCAGGCGGCGCCGGCCCCCGGCGCCGGGGCCAGCCATGGCGACACCCCGCACGACGACGCCGGTGGCGACCCCGGTCGCGACGACTCCGCCGGGTGGTTCGACCGCTTCGCGCCCGAGCACCCGACCGAGGGCGCGGGCGTGCCTGCCCGGGCCGACGCGCCGTGGGGCAGCGACCGGGCCGACGCCGAGGACGAGGCGGCCCACCGCGCCGCCTACGCCCCGCCGACCGCCGCCGCGACAGCCAGCGCGCCCGGCCAGGGTTCACCGATGTCGGCCGTCGCAGCCCCGACGGCCGGCGGCCCGACGCAGGGCTACCGGGCCGGCCTCGGTGCAGCGTCCGGGCCGGCGACTGCCCAGGGCGCCCCGGGTGGCTGGGGCACCGACCCGTCCGCGTACGGGCCCCCGGTCACGGCCGCCCCTCCCGGCCGTCGTCGCGGGACGCTCGTGGCCGGCGTCGTCGGCCTGTGCCTCCTCTCCGGCGTCGTCGGCGGGGTGGCCGGCCAGCTGGCCGACGACCGCGTCAACCTCGCCGGGTCGACCCTCCCGGAGCCTGGCCCCGGCGCGACGGCCCGGCCCGCGGGCTCGGTCGCGAACATCGCCGCCACGGCCCTGCCCAGCGTCGTCACCATCAAGGTCGACGGCGGCAGCGAGGGCTCGGGCACCGGCTCCGGCTTCGTCGTCGACGCCAAGGGCCACGTCCTCACGAACAACCACGTCGTCGAGGCGGGTGCGTCCGGCGGCGACATCGAGGTCGTGCTGAGCAACGGCGACACCGAGAAGGCGACCATCGTCGGGCGCGACGTCAGCTACGACCTCGCCGTGCTCAAGCTCGCCCGCACCGACCTGACCCCGCTCGTGCTCGGCGAGAGCGACCAGATCGTCGTCGGTGACCAGGTCATCGCCGTCGGCGCCCCGCTGGGGCTCGAGCAGACGGTGACGACCGGCATCGTCAGCGCCCTCAACCGCCCCGTCACCCCCGGCACCGGCAGTGAGTCGTCGTACATCAACGCCATCCAGACCGACGCGGCGATCAACCCGGGCAACAGCGGCGGCCCGCTGCTCGACCTGTCCGGCAAGGTCATCGGCGTCAACTCCGCCATCGCCCGGGTGCCGGGCACGAGCGGCACGACCGGCGGCAACATCGGGCTCGGCTTCGCCATCCCGAGCGACCAGGCCCGGCGCACCGCCGACCAGCTCATCGCCACGGGCAAGGCGACCCACCCCGTCATCGGCGTCTCCCTCGACCGCACCTTCAGCGGCGAGGGTGCCCAGGTCGTCGACCAGTCCGACGCCGTCGTCGCGGGTGGCCCGGCCGCCAAGGCGGGCGTGCAGCCCGGCGACGTCATCACCGGCTTCGAGGGCAAGCGCGTGCGCACCCCCGATCAGCTCATCGTCTCCATCCGCGCCCGCGCCGTCGGCGACACCGTCAGCCTCACGGTCCGGCGAGGCGGGCAGGACGTCAAGCTGCGGATGACCCTCGAGGCAGACCCCGACCAGAAGTGA
- a CDS encoding anti-sigma factor family protein, producing MTPHLRGYVRAYVDRALPEAMLHMFDRHLVCCELCRAAAEQERRIVAALRSDTGGVPMSLRSSLMGLGVGLAAEPDSIPAEGHSSGALAAFGSGPSPLRGAPDGRSVPPVPTPSFLDRLDRMPVASPHAPVPTVAPTSPPLHRSPVRAAVVASIAAGASVAAAWGLAVAPLPGTARGPVTAARPGVTGAAALGLAGIGATTSSAVGSSAVPVSGPVSGPVSVSGSSGGSSVGAAIGSTVSSRVNAPPRARAGSTSAGEGSASTGLPASYWLVRTGYARGEPGVAARSVTPSAEKTR from the coding sequence ATGACGCCACACCTGCGCGGCTACGTCCGGGCCTACGTCGACCGGGCGCTGCCCGAGGCGATGCTGCACATGTTCGACCGGCACCTCGTGTGCTGCGAGCTGTGCCGGGCCGCGGCCGAGCAGGAGCGACGCATCGTCGCCGCCCTCCGCAGCGACACCGGCGGGGTGCCGATGAGCCTGCGTTCCTCCCTCATGGGCCTCGGCGTCGGCCTCGCCGCCGAGCCCGACAGCATCCCGGCCGAGGGTCACTCGTCGGGTGCGCTCGCCGCCTTCGGCTCCGGCCCGTCCCCCCTGCGGGGTGCGCCCGACGGACGGTCGGTGCCCCCGGTGCCCACCCCGTCCTTCCTCGACCGTCTCGACCGGATGCCGGTCGCCTCGCCCCACGCGCCCGTGCCCACCGTGGCTCCGACCTCACCCCCGCTGCACCGCTCGCCGGTGCGGGCGGCTGTGGTCGCCTCCATCGCCGCCGGTGCGTCCGTCGCGGCGGCCTGGGGCCTCGCCGTCGCGCCCCTTCCCGGCACCGCCCGCGGTCCCGTCACCGCGGCCCGCCCGGGCGTCACGGGGGCGGCCGCCCTCGGGCTGGCCGGCATCGGGGCCACGACGAGCTCAGCCGTCGGGTCGTCGGCCGTGCCGGTCAGCGGGCCGGTCAGCGGGCCGGTCAGCGTCTCGGGCTCGTCGGGCGGTTCGTCCGTGGGCGCGGCCATCGGCTCGACCGTCTCGAGCAGGGTCAACGCACCGCCGCGGGCCCGGGCCGGGTCGACTAGCGCCGGTGAGGGCAGCGCCTCGACCGGGTTGCCCGCGTCGTACTGGCTCGTCCGGACGGGGTATGCACGCGGTGAGCCGGGCGTGGCCGCCCGCTCCGTGACCCCTTCGGCAGAGAAGACGAGATGA
- the sigE gene encoding RNA polymerase sigma factor SigE, translated as MTTTATTPATSGGSDVPDAPWTPPTWEEIVEQHSARVYRLAYRLTGNPHDAEDLTHDVFVRVFRSLHSYQPGTFEGWLHRITTNVFLDKMRRKQRIRFDSLPEDAAGRLPSGEKGPEQTYHDARFDDDVQRALDALAPEFRAAVVLCDIEGLSYEEISATLGVKLGTVRSRIHRGRAQLREALAHRAPETVAAPEGRRTGLRLPGRRVAAGTR; from the coding sequence GTGACGACCACTGCAACCACCCCGGCGACGAGCGGCGGGAGCGACGTGCCCGACGCGCCGTGGACGCCGCCCACGTGGGAGGAGATCGTCGAGCAGCACTCGGCCCGGGTGTACCGCCTGGCCTACCGCCTCACGGGCAACCCGCACGACGCGGAAGACCTGACGCACGACGTCTTCGTGCGCGTCTTCCGCTCGCTGCACAGCTACCAGCCCGGCACCTTCGAGGGCTGGCTGCACCGCATCACGACGAACGTGTTCCTCGACAAGATGCGCCGCAAGCAGCGCATCCGCTTCGACTCGCTGCCCGAGGACGCCGCCGGCCGGCTTCCCAGCGGCGAGAAGGGCCCTGAGCAGACGTACCACGACGCCCGGTTCGACGACGACGTACAGCGCGCGCTCGACGCCCTGGCTCCGGAGTTCCGCGCCGCCGTCGTGCTGTGCGACATCGAGGGTCTGTCCTACGAGGAGATCAGCGCGACGCTCGGCGTCAAGCTCGGAACCGTGCGCTCGCGCATCCACCGGGGCCGCGCCCAGCTGCGCGAGGCCCTCGCCCACCGTGCCCCCGAGACCGTGGCCGCCCCCGAGGGCCGCCGCACCGGGCTGCGCCTGCCGGGTCGCCGCGTGGCGGCGGGCACGCGCTGA
- a CDS encoding O-methyltransferase codes for MSTQKVAAWSHAETFVAPSEHVEAAARRGEQLGAAPVPDGTGAVLQVLAAAIGARAVMEVGTGAGASGLWLLGGMPADGILTTIDLETENQRAAREAFAAAGVAHQRTRVIAGRALDVLPRMTDGAYDLVVVDADRAEYPEYVEQAARLLRTGGTLALTWSDRESDPANRDDETRTLREVGRSLRERSDFLVSLLPVGDGLLVAVKR; via the coding sequence ATGAGTACGCAGAAGGTCGCCGCCTGGTCGCACGCCGAGACGTTCGTCGCCCCGAGCGAGCACGTCGAGGCCGCCGCCCGACGCGGCGAGCAGCTGGGTGCGGCCCCCGTGCCCGACGGAACGGGTGCGGTGCTGCAGGTCCTCGCGGCCGCCATCGGCGCCCGCGCCGTGATGGAGGTCGGCACCGGGGCAGGGGCTTCCGGCCTGTGGCTGCTCGGCGGCATGCCGGCCGACGGCATCCTCACGACGATCGACCTCGAGACCGAGAACCAGCGCGCGGCGCGCGAGGCCTTCGCGGCCGCCGGTGTCGCCCACCAGCGCACCCGCGTCATCGCCGGCCGGGCGCTCGACGTGCTCCCCCGCATGACCGACGGCGCCTACGACCTCGTCGTCGTCGACGCCGACCGCGCCGAGTACCCGGAGTACGTCGAGCAGGCCGCCCGCCTCCTGCGCACGGGCGGCACGCTCGCCCTCACGTGGTCCGACCGGGAGTCCGACCCGGCCAACCGCGACGACGAGACACGCACCCTGCGCGAGGTGGGCCGGTCGCTGCGCGAGCGCAGCGACTTCCTCGTCTCGCTGCTGCCCGTGGGCGACGGCCTGCTCGTCGCCGTCAAGCGCTGA
- a CDS encoding DUF3117 domain-containing protein, producing MAAMKPRTGDGPLEVVKEGRGIVLRMPLEGGGRLVVEMTPDEAANLRDAIQGCDGVN from the coding sequence ATGGCAGCAATGAAGCCGAGGACCGGTGACGGGCCGCTCGAGGTCGTCAAGGAGGGTCGCGGCATCGTGCTGCGCATGCCCCTCGAAGGTGGCGGCCGGCTCGTCGTCGAGATGACCCCCGACGAGGCTGCGAACCTGCGCGACGCCATCCAGGGCTGCGACGGCGTCAACTGA
- a CDS encoding enoyl-CoA hydratase/isomerase family protein, which produces MSDTQPQQGPGEDAGPVRLEVDAGVAWVRLHRPEAMNSLDLGLKQALLATLQRVADDPGVRCVVLTGDGRAFCVGQDLKEHVRSLADPDSRLSTTVTEHYNPIVLLLATMAKPVVAALNGVAAGAGLSFALACDVRVAARSAGLNTAFAGIALSCDSGASWALPRLVGPARAKELLLLPRTVPAEEALAMGLVTQVVDDDALEATVRELATTLAAGPTLAYGSIRRAVAFSAGVGLADALDNEAQLMALTGASSDHRAAVDAFLAKRPPEYTGR; this is translated from the coding sequence ATGAGCGACACACAGCCACAGCAGGGTCCGGGCGAGGATGCCGGGCCGGTCCGTCTCGAGGTCGACGCGGGGGTGGCGTGGGTGCGCCTGCACCGCCCCGAGGCGATGAACAGCCTCGACCTCGGGCTCAAGCAGGCCCTGCTCGCGACGCTGCAGCGGGTGGCCGACGACCCCGGCGTCCGCTGCGTCGTGCTCACCGGCGACGGGCGCGCCTTCTGCGTCGGACAGGACCTCAAGGAGCATGTCCGCTCGCTGGCCGACCCCGACTCGCGCCTGTCGACGACGGTGACCGAGCACTACAACCCGATCGTGCTGCTGCTGGCGACGATGGCCAAGCCGGTCGTCGCGGCCCTCAACGGCGTCGCGGCCGGGGCCGGGCTCAGCTTCGCCCTCGCCTGCGACGTGCGGGTGGCCGCCCGCAGCGCTGGGCTCAACACGGCCTTCGCCGGCATCGCCCTGTCGTGCGACTCCGGGGCCTCGTGGGCGCTGCCGCGCCTCGTCGGGCCCGCCAGGGCCAAGGAGCTGCTGCTGCTACCGCGCACCGTGCCCGCCGAGGAGGCCCTCGCGATGGGGCTCGTCACGCAGGTCGTCGACGACGACGCGCTCGAGGCGACCGTCCGCGAGCTGGCCACGACGCTCGCCGCCGGGCCGACCCTCGCCTACGGGTCCATCCGGCGGGCGGTGGCCTTCAGCGCCGGCGTCGGTCTCGCCGACGCCCTCGACAACGAGGCCCAGCTGATGGCCCTCACCGGCGCGAGCAGCGACCACCGGGCCGCGGTCGACGCGTTCCTGGCCAAGCGGCCGCCGGAGTACACCGGTCGGTGA
- a CDS encoding DivIVA domain-containing protein — MTWFILLVGVVVLCGVVALLLGLVGAGGMGRPTASLRHEPLPEQTLTDADLDALTFDVGARGYRMTQVDGVLDRLRRELREKDEQIAVLRGDGFAAPTEGPVEPAEPAEPTEPTEPPEADGSTQTQDAGEPAGAREATPPASTR; from the coding sequence GTGACGTGGTTCATCCTGCTCGTCGGCGTCGTAGTGCTGTGCGGCGTCGTCGCGCTGCTGCTCGGCCTCGTCGGGGCCGGCGGCATGGGCCGCCCGACCGCGAGCCTGCGGCACGAGCCGCTGCCCGAGCAGACCCTCACCGACGCCGACCTCGACGCCCTCACCTTCGACGTCGGCGCCCGCGGCTACCGGATGACCCAGGTCGACGGCGTCCTCGACCGGCTGCGGCGCGAGCTGCGCGAGAAGGACGAGCAGATCGCCGTCCTGCGCGGCGACGGCTTCGCGGCCCCCACCGAGGGGCCGGTCGAGCCTGCCGAGCCCGCCGAGCCCACCGAGCCCACCGAGCCCCCTGAGGCCGACGGCTCGACGCAGACGCAGGATGCCGGGGAGCCCGCGGGTGCCCGGGAGGCCACACCGCCGGCATCCACGCGATGA
- a CDS encoding TIGR00730 family Rossman fold protein: MSDETPSGGTSRRRQTGPVTLRRGQVPATTTDQRLLDTTAPADWLHADPWRVMRIQSEFVEGFGALADLGPAVAVFGSARTRRDDPSYALGVEVGRRLVEAGYAVITGGGPGAMEAANKGAFEAKGTSVGLGIELPFETGLNEYVDLGVNFRYFFARKTMFVKYAQGFVVLPGGFGTLDELFEAVTLAQTQKVTRFPVVLLGSDYWGGMIDWLRDTVLTAGMIGPDDLDRLTLTDSPAEAIEVIRSHAQPEEQAP, translated from the coding sequence GTGAGCGACGAGACGCCCTCGGGGGGCACGAGCCGGCGCCGGCAGACGGGGCCGGTGACGCTGCGGCGCGGCCAGGTGCCCGCCACCACGACCGACCAGCGGCTGCTCGACACGACGGCGCCCGCCGACTGGCTGCACGCCGACCCGTGGCGGGTCATGCGCATCCAGTCCGAGTTCGTCGAGGGCTTCGGCGCGCTGGCCGACCTCGGCCCCGCGGTAGCGGTGTTCGGCTCGGCCCGCACGCGTCGCGACGACCCCAGCTACGCCCTCGGCGTCGAGGTGGGGCGGCGGCTCGTCGAGGCGGGCTACGCCGTCATCACCGGCGGTGGCCCCGGCGCGATGGAGGCGGCCAACAAGGGCGCGTTCGAGGCCAAGGGCACCTCGGTCGGGCTCGGCATCGAGCTGCCCTTCGAGACGGGCCTCAACGAGTACGTCGACCTCGGCGTCAACTTCCGCTACTTCTTCGCCCGCAAGACGATGTTCGTCAAGTACGCGCAGGGCTTCGTCGTGCTGCCCGGCGGCTTCGGCACCCTCGACGAGCTGTTCGAGGCGGTCACGCTCGCGCAGACGCAGAAGGTCACCCGGTTCCCGGTCGTGCTGCTCGGCAGCGACTACTGGGGCGGGATGATCGACTGGCTGCGCGACACCGTGCTGACGGCCGGCATGATCGGCCCCGACGACCTCGACCGCCTCACCCTGACCGACAGCCCGGCCGAGGCCATCGAGGTCATCCGCAGCCACGCGCAGCCGGAGGAGCAGGCCCCGTGA
- the dapE gene encoding succinyl-diaminopimelate desuccinylase codes for MPLPDLAPAPALDLTADVTTLTAAVCDIESVSRGEAALADAVEAALAPLAHLEVVRDGNTVVARTNLGRAERVVLAGHIDTVPLTAVPNLPTRREGDELWGRGTVDMKGGVAVMLRIAAQATEPARDLTFLFYECEEIDGEFNGLARVGATRPELLQGDFAVLLEPTDGAVEGGCKGTMRVDVTTTGVASHSARPWKGHNAIHDAAVVLSRLAAYEARTVTVDGLDYHEALQAVGISGGIAGNVVPDRCTVTVNYRYAPDKDTAAALAHVQEVFDGFETTLGDAADGARPGLHLPAAKAFVDALGVSVGPKEGWTDVARFSALGVPAVNYGPGDPNLAHMDDERCPVQQYVDAEAALLRWLR; via the coding sequence ATGCCGCTGCCCGACCTGGCCCCCGCGCCCGCCCTCGACCTCACCGCCGACGTGACGACCCTGACAGCCGCCGTCTGCGACATCGAGTCGGTCAGCCGGGGCGAGGCCGCCCTCGCCGACGCCGTCGAGGCCGCCCTGGCGCCGCTGGCCCACCTCGAGGTCGTCCGCGACGGCAACACCGTCGTGGCCCGCACGAACCTCGGCCGTGCCGAGCGGGTCGTGCTGGCCGGGCACATCGACACCGTCCCGCTCACCGCCGTGCCCAACCTGCCGACCCGGCGAGAGGGCGACGAGCTGTGGGGGCGCGGCACGGTCGACATGAAGGGTGGCGTGGCCGTCATGCTGCGCATCGCCGCCCAGGCGACCGAGCCGGCCCGCGACCTCACCTTCCTGTTCTACGAGTGCGAGGAGATCGACGGCGAGTTCAACGGCCTCGCCCGCGTCGGCGCCACCCGCCCCGAGCTGCTGCAGGGCGACTTCGCCGTCCTGCTTGAGCCCACCGACGGCGCCGTCGAGGGCGGGTGCAAGGGCACGATGCGCGTGGACGTGACGACCACGGGCGTGGCCTCGCACAGCGCCCGGCCGTGGAAGGGCCACAACGCCATCCACGACGCCGCCGTCGTGCTCTCGCGCCTCGCCGCCTACGAGGCCCGCACCGTCACCGTCGACGGCCTCGACTACCACGAGGCGCTGCAGGCGGTGGGCATCAGCGGCGGCATCGCCGGCAACGTCGTGCCCGACCGGTGCACCGTCACCGTCAACTACCGGTACGCGCCCGACAAGGACACCGCCGCGGCCCTCGCCCACGTGCAGGAGGTGTTCGACGGCTTCGAGACCACCCTCGGGGATGCCGCGGACGGCGCCCGCCCGGGCCTGCACCTGCCGGCGGCCAAGGCGTTCGTCGACGCGCTCGGCGTCTCCGTCGGCCCGAAGGAGGGTTGGACCGACGTCGCCCGCTTCTCGGCCCTCGGCGTCCCGGCCGTCAACTACGGCCCCGGCGACCCCAACCTCGCCCACATGGACGACGAGCGTTGCCCCGTGCAGCAGTACGTCGACGCCGAGGCCGCCCTGCTGCGCTGGTTGCGCTGA
- the dapD gene encoding 2,3,4,5-tetrahydropyridine-2,6-dicarboxylate N-succinyltransferase, whose protein sequence is MSDERTAWGFGLATTTPSGQVLDTWYPSPALGAVPADAAVPDELAALAGADELRDVRLEVVRVKVDLDAAPQGASDAYLRLHLLSHCLVRPNELNLDGLFGALSNVVWTSAGPCAVDGFERTRVRLRARGHVAVYGVDKFPRMTDYVVPPGVRIADADRVRLGAHLSPGTTVMHEGFCNFNAGTLGTSMVEGRIVQGVVVGDGSDVGAGASIMGTLSGGGTERVSIGERCLIGANGGIGIALGDDCVVEAGLYVTAGTKVTLPDGTVVKARSLSGSSNILFIRNSVTGAVEARDRAGTGITLNAALHAN, encoded by the coding sequence ATGTCCGACGAGCGCACCGCCTGGGGCTTCGGCCTCGCCACGACGACCCCCTCGGGGCAGGTGCTCGACACCTGGTACCCGTCGCCCGCCCTCGGCGCGGTCCCCGCCGACGCCGCCGTGCCCGATGAGCTGGCGGCCTTGGCCGGCGCCGACGAGCTGCGCGACGTGCGCCTCGAGGTCGTCCGCGTGAAGGTCGACCTCGACGCGGCGCCGCAGGGCGCGAGCGACGCCTACCTGCGCCTGCACCTGCTCTCGCACTGCCTCGTGCGACCCAACGAGCTCAACCTCGACGGCCTCTTCGGCGCCCTGAGCAACGTCGTCTGGACGAGCGCGGGCCCGTGCGCGGTCGACGGCTTCGAGCGGACGCGGGTGCGGCTCCGGGCGCGCGGGCACGTCGCCGTGTACGGCGTCGACAAGTTCCCCCGCATGACCGACTACGTCGTGCCCCCGGGCGTGCGCATCGCCGACGCCGACCGCGTGCGCCTCGGCGCCCACCTCTCCCCCGGCACCACCGTCATGCACGAGGGCTTCTGCAACTTCAACGCCGGCACGCTCGGCACCTCGATGGTCGAGGGGAGGATAGTGCAGGGCGTCGTCGTCGGAGACGGATCCGACGTCGGGGCGGGCGCCTCGATCATGGGCACGCTGTCGGGCGGTGGCACCGAGCGGGTCAGCATCGGCGAGCGGTGCCTCATCGGCGCCAACGGCGGCATCGGCATCGCCCTCGGTGACGACTGCGTCGTCGAGGCGGGCCTCTACGTGACCGCCGGCACCAAGGTGACCCTCCCCGACGGAACCGTCGTCAAGGCCAGGTCGTTGTCGGGGTCCAGCAACATCCTCTTCATCCGCAACAGCGTCACCGGCGCCGTCGAGGCCCGCGACCGCGCGGGCACCGGCATCACGCTCAACGCGGCGCTCCACGCCAACTGA